A section of the Prochlorococcus sp. MIT 1341 genome encodes:
- the nusG gene encoding transcription termination/antitermination protein NusG yields the protein MALETVSVAKTSVARWYAIQVASSCEKKVKATLEQRALTLGVSNRILEIEIPQTPAVKLKKDGTRQSTEEKVFPGYVLVRMVLDEDTMMAVRSTPNVINFVGAEDRRATGKARGHIKPRPLSRQEVDRIFKRAAEKKTVVKLDLTEGDQILVTAGPFKDFQGEVIEVSGERNKLKALLSIFGRETPVELEFSQISKQN from the coding sequence TTGGCCCTTGAAACTGTTTCGGTGGCTAAAACAAGTGTTGCCCGGTGGTATGCAATACAGGTTGCTTCCAGTTGTGAAAAGAAAGTAAAGGCAACTTTGGAGCAAAGGGCTCTGACCTTGGGAGTTAGTAATCGAATATTAGAGATAGAAATACCTCAAACGCCTGCGGTGAAATTGAAGAAAGATGGGACTAGACAATCTACGGAAGAGAAGGTTTTTCCTGGCTATGTTTTAGTTCGTATGGTGTTGGATGAAGACACTATGATGGCTGTCCGCAGTACACCCAACGTTATTAATTTTGTCGGAGCTGAGGATAGACGTGCTACCGGTAAGGCGAGGGGGCATATCAAGCCACGACCCTTAAGCCGTCAAGAAGTTGATCGAATATTTAAGAGGGCTGCTGAGAAGAAGACTGTTGTGAAGCTTGACCTCACGGAAGGAGATCAAATCCTTGTGACTGCTGGACCTTTTAAAGATTTTCAGGGAGAAGTTATAGAAGTTTCTGGCGAGAGGAACAAGTTGAAGGCTCTCCTTTCCATATTTGGTCGGGAAACCCCAGTGGAACTTGAGTTCTCTCAAATAAGCAAACAGAATTAA